Proteins from a genomic interval of Methanofollis formosanus:
- a CDS encoding DEAD/DEAH box helicase, with amino-acid sequence MKYISHPLIRPECLEERRYQLAIALQALDACTMVVLPTGLGKTAVALITAASRLYQEGGRLLVLAPTKPLVEQHLRFFSERLRLPDGACALFTGDTAPDERTAIWERAQAVFATPQVVKNDLIAGRYDLSGVTLLVVDECHRAVGNYAYVFLARRYLTTAGKPLLLAMTASPGGDHGKVEEVMANLGVVQVETRTEQDDDVRPYIHEREVDYLSVDLPDELAAAVGDLNRLLDSRLNALGEAGFRVPAREKLSMKALNALNAQVQARIAQRDPAGFMAASVYAEVMKVRHAVSLAESQGSAALRTYLEKLFSEGRSGSGTKASKRLAGDPVFRRLCTRAAGWETELHPKVGLTVDLVLEEVREHPESRTIVFASFRDTVGHLVDALTAAGVHAERFVGQATKDAEKGLTQKQQIEVLRRFREGEFPVIVATSVGEEGLDVPSTDLVIFYEAVPSEIRSIQRKGRTGRSGSGRIVVLTTKGTSDEVYKYVSLNRERQMLRGIKKLGNNGGPISPVSPASGQTSIGAFAAAPAPDPEPEGPSITVDDRETSSRVAEVLSDLGLRLTLTRLEVGDYAVGDRVLVERKTVRDFADTLVERDLLGQVRALASAAVRPVLIVEGEEDLYAARDIHPNAIRGALAAITLDLGVSVLFTRSADETAEMLAVIARREGSERTERTVQPKKSYRTAREEQEYVVAAFPEVGLKHARALLEHFGSVQAVIDAGVDDLSQVKGIGKKRAEGIRDVSSRPYE; translated from the coding sequence ATGAAGTACATCAGCCACCCTCTCATCAGGCCCGAGTGTCTGGAAGAGCGGCGATACCAACTTGCCATCGCGCTCCAGGCCCTCGACGCCTGCACGATGGTGGTCCTGCCCACCGGCCTTGGCAAGACCGCCGTCGCCCTGATCACCGCGGCGTCCAGGCTGTACCAGGAGGGGGGCCGGCTCCTGGTGCTTGCCCCGACCAAACCGCTCGTCGAGCAGCACCTCCGTTTCTTCTCAGAGCGGCTCAGGCTCCCTGACGGCGCCTGCGCACTGTTTACCGGGGATACCGCGCCCGACGAACGCACGGCGATCTGGGAACGCGCACAGGCGGTCTTTGCCACTCCGCAGGTGGTGAAGAACGACCTCATCGCCGGGCGCTACGACCTGAGTGGGGTCACGCTCCTGGTGGTGGACGAGTGCCACCGGGCGGTCGGGAACTATGCGTATGTCTTTCTGGCGCGCCGGTACCTGACGACAGCCGGGAAACCGCTTCTTCTTGCGATGACTGCCTCGCCGGGAGGAGACCACGGGAAGGTGGAGGAGGTGATGGCAAACCTCGGCGTCGTGCAGGTGGAGACGCGGACCGAGCAGGACGACGATGTTCGTCCGTACATCCACGAGCGCGAGGTGGACTATCTCTCGGTCGACCTCCCCGACGAACTTGCCGCGGCCGTCGGCGACCTCAACCGTCTCCTGGACTCGCGCCTCAACGCCCTCGGCGAGGCGGGGTTCAGGGTGCCTGCGCGCGAGAAACTCTCGATGAAGGCGCTCAACGCCCTCAACGCCCAGGTGCAGGCTAGGATCGCACAGCGCGATCCCGCAGGATTCATGGCGGCCTCGGTGTACGCCGAGGTGATGAAGGTGAGGCACGCCGTCTCCCTCGCCGAGTCGCAGGGGAGTGCGGCCCTGCGGACGTATCTGGAGAAACTGTTCTCAGAGGGGCGGTCGGGTTCGGGGACGAAGGCGAGCAAACGGCTTGCCGGAGACCCGGTCTTCCGCCGGCTCTGCACCCGCGCCGCCGGGTGGGAGACCGAACTCCACCCCAAGGTGGGGCTGACCGTCGACCTGGTCCTCGAGGAGGTGCGCGAGCACCCGGAGAGCCGGACCATCGTCTTTGCCAGTTTCAGGGACACGGTCGGCCACCTGGTCGACGCCCTTACAGCGGCCGGCGTCCATGCCGAACGCTTCGTCGGGCAGGCGACCAAAGACGCCGAGAAGGGACTTACCCAGAAGCAGCAGATCGAGGTGTTGCGGCGGTTCCGGGAGGGCGAGTTCCCGGTGATCGTTGCCACCTCAGTCGGGGAGGAGGGCCTGGACGTCCCGTCCACCGACCTGGTCATCTTTTATGAGGCGGTCCCCTCGGAGATCCGGAGCATCCAGCGGAAGGGGCGGACCGGGCGGAGCGGTTCGGGACGAATCGTGGTGCTCACCACGAAGGGCACCTCGGACGAGGTCTACAAGTACGTGAGCCTCAACCGCGAGCGGCAGATGCTCAGGGGGATCAAGAAACTCGGGAACAACGGCGGGCCGATCTCGCCCGTCTCGCCGGCATCCGGGCAGACGAGCATCGGCGCCTTTGCCGCCGCACCCGCTCCCGACCCGGAACCCGAAGGTCCGTCGATCACCGTCGACGACCGCGAGACCTCCTCGCGGGTCGCGGAAGTCCTCTCCGACCTGGGGCTTCGTCTGACGCTCACCCGCCTGGAGGTCGGCGACTACGCCGTCGGCGACCGGGTGCTGGTGGAGCGCAAGACGGTGCGGGACTTTGCCGACACCCTGGTCGAGCGCGACCTCCTGGGACAGGTGCGGGCCCTGGCCTCGGCGGCCGTCCGCCCGGTCCTCATCGTCGAGGGCGAGGAGGACCTCTATGCGGCGCGGGACATCCACCCCAACGCCATCAGGGGTGCGCTCGCCGCGATCACCCTCGACCTCGGCGTCTCGGTCCTCTTCACCAGGAGCGCCGACGAGACCGCGGAGATGCTCGCCGTCATCGCCAGGAGAGAGGGGAGCGAGCGGACCGAACGGACAGTCCAGCCGAAAAAGTCGTACCGGACCGCGCGTGAGGAGCAGGAATACGTGGTCGCGGCCTTCCCCGAGGTCGGGCTCAAACACGCGCGCGCCCTCCTCGAACATTTCGGATCGGTGCAGGCGGTCATCGACGCCGGCGTCGACGACCTGAGCCAGGTGAAAGGGATCGGGAAGAAGAGGGCCGAGGGGATCAGGGACGTTTCCAGTCGGCCTTATGAGTGA
- a CDS encoding UPF0147 family protein — protein MATPEETINVCIQMLQHISEDNTIPRNIRRVADETKSLLMNENKSIGLRAAEAISTIDEVSNDPNMPVHARTRIWELVSQLETIPLD, from the coding sequence ATGGCCACACCAGAGGAAACCATAAATGTGTGTATTCAGATGCTTCAGCATATTTCTGAAGACAACACCATCCCTCGTAACATCCGCAGGGTTGCTGACGAAACCAAGTCTCTTCTCATGAACGAGAACAAGAGCATCGGCCTGCGTGCGGCTGAGGCCATCTCGACCATCGACGAGGTCTCCAACGATCCCAACATGCCGGTTCACGCCCGCACCCGGATCTGGGAACTGGTCTCACAGCTTGAAACGATTCCGCTTGACTGA
- a CDS encoding Sjogren's syndrome/scleroderma autoantigen 1 family protein, translating into MTERKPEDIMAEYLLKGGKMLAKECKTCGSPMFEYKGETLCVVCAERAVQEERTPTAPVPAVPAAPPTAPPARAGTAEAGIEAAVAALCERVEGETDERRCLTLMQAVLAGAEALKLLRHS; encoded by the coding sequence ATGACAGAGCGAAAACCAGAGGATATCATGGCCGAATACCTCCTGAAAGGAGGTAAAATGCTTGCTAAAGAGTGCAAGACCTGCGGATCTCCGATGTTCGAGTACAAGGGGGAGACGCTCTGTGTCGTCTGCGCAGAGAGGGCGGTACAGGAGGAGCGCACGCCGACCGCACCGGTGCCTGCCGTCCCTGCCGCACCGCCGACCGCACCCCCCGCGAGGGCCGGCACGGCCGAGGCCGGGATCGAGGCGGCGGTCGCCGCCCTCTGCGAGCGGGTCGAAGGGGAAACCGACGAGCGCCGGTGCCTTACTCTGATGCAGGCGGTGCTCGCCGGCGCCGAGGCGCTCAAACTCCTTCGTCACTCATAA
- a CDS encoding secondary thiamine-phosphate synthase enzyme YjbQ, with amino-acid sequence MVYHERITVTTRGEGDIVDLTPAVHRCVEASGTENGVCTLFVVGSTAAISTIEYEDGVLDDLRGALERVAPSDIVYAHDRRWGDGNGRSHVRASFVGPSLTLPVENGSPVLGTWQQVVLLELDIRQRRERTVVCTVLP; translated from the coding sequence ATGGTCTATCACGAACGGATCACGGTGACCACCAGGGGCGAGGGCGACATCGTCGACCTCACCCCGGCGGTGCACCGGTGCGTGGAGGCAAGCGGGACGGAGAACGGGGTCTGCACCCTCTTCGTCGTCGGTTCGACGGCGGCGATCTCGACGATCGAGTACGAGGACGGGGTGCTCGACGACCTGCGGGGCGCCCTCGAGCGGGTCGCTCCTTCGGACATCGTCTATGCCCATGACCGGCGGTGGGGCGATGGCAACGGACGGTCGCATGTGCGTGCCTCGTTCGTCGGCCCTTCGCTCACCCTGCCGGTGGAGAACGGGTCGCCAGTGCTCGGCACCTGGCAGCAGGTCGTCCTCCTGGAACTTGATATCAGGCAGCGCCGTGAAAGAACTGTGGTCTGTACGGTGCTGCCGTGA